The Naumovozyma dairenensis CBS 421 chromosome 1, complete genome genome includes a region encoding these proteins:
- the SNF3 gene encoding glucose sensor (similar to Saccharomyces cerevisiae SNF3 (YDL194W) and RGT2 (YDL138W); ancestral locus Anc_7.309), with translation MEVDSDNTNRQAVIDRERRGFLNKAIKRVTKSLLSGQQKSPSEGSETTTAYSTPITFNENRQQPILNGLSHINDLPLSRISEGNENSDSLSDDESFLFSTPPQKQRKIASILVGVFVAVGGFLFGYDTGLINSITEMNYVKTHLTPNHEYFTSTEMSILVSFLSLGTFIGALSAPIISDSYGRKLTIMMSTIIIFSIGNSLQVGASGMVLLVVGRVISGLGIGLISAVVPLYQAEAAHKSLRGAIISTYQWAITWGLLVSSAVAQGTHNRTDATSYRLPLGLQYVWSFILAIGMIFLPESPRYYVLKDELDKAAEALSFLRRVPIHDSGLLEELVEIKATYDYESSFGSTTFWDCFLTTKTRPKQTLRMFTGIAIQAFQQFSGINFIFYYGVNFFNDTGVHNSYLVSFICYAVNVIFNVPGMILVEFFGRRKVLLTGGVLMFMSNFIIAIVGSSVESVVADKVMIAFICLFIAAFSATWGGVVWVISAELYPLGIRSKCTAICAAANWLVNFICALITPYIVDTGSHTSTLGPKIYFIWGSLNALATVVVYFTVYETKGLTLEQIDELYSKSSNSLQSTRWNKRIKEESISLIDERKQRIVQAKYEAANVATNDNKTSQANTIVDESGIVNPLKNMPHPSLVPTPLGSEFQVATQDHHDTIPNINASPITETDPDIRDLENNYVDLGNGLALNTYTRGPPSLSTDSDGTETEITGEGTTSQQWSEDRQHMDQLNDYMAQLIQSDSSATGNSLGQNTIGTNLVGRTVRTNSDLDNFNMDRGFLRPVTTQSQSRSMPDNYLDLGNGLGLNTYNRGPPSILMDSSEEELDLGEDHSTANYLEIIGRHDNDISAYVAPLTQNNTDNIQTSPNSTLKPTFEDTPQENGTTNLDNNYALVRKTQTSSEQQHRST, from the coding sequence ATGGAAGTAGATAGCGACAATACGAACCGTCAAGCTGTTATCGACCGTGAAAGAAGAGGCTTTCTGAACAAAGCTATCAAAAGAGTTACAAAGTCGTTATTATCAGGGCAACAAAAATCTCCATCTGAAGGTTCTGAAACTACCACCGCGTATAGCACACCAATTACATTTAACGAAAATCGACAACAACCTATATTAAATGGGCTATCACATATTAATGACCTGCCGTTATCCAGAATATCAGAAGGAAATGAAAATTCGGATTCATTAtcagatgatgaatcatttttattttcaacaCCACCACAAaaacaaaggaaaatagCATCAATCCTTGTAGGTGTATTTGTTGCTGTCGGTGGATTCCTTTTCGGCTACGATACTGGTTTAATAAATAGTATAACAGAAATGAACTACGTGAAGACCCATCTGACACCAAATCATGAATATTTTACATCAACAGAGATGTCCATTCTAGTATCCTTCTTATCGCTAGGTACTTTTATCGGCGCCTTATCTGCACCTATAATATCGGATTCTTATGGTAGAAAGCTAACAATTATGATGAGTACAATAATtatcttttcaattggtAATTCTTTGCAAGTAGGGGCATCAGGAATGGTTTTGCTGGTTGTAGGTCGTGTCATATCTGGGCTGGGAATAGGTTTGATATCTGCAGTAGTACCGCTATATCAAGCGGAGGCAGCTCATAAATCTTTAAGAGGTGCTATCATTTCGACATACCAATGGGCTATTACCTGGGGACTTCTAGTTTCAAGCGCTGTTGCTCAAGGTACACATAACAGAACTGATGCAACATCGTACAGATTACCCCTTGGATTACAATACGTCTGGTCTTTTATCTTGGCAATAGGTATGATTTTTCTCCCAGAAAGTCCCAGATATTATGTTTTAAAGGATGAATTAGATAAGGCGGCTGAAGCGTTGTCATTTTTGAGAAGAGTTCCGATTCATGATTCTGGGTTATTAGAGGAGTTGGTTGAAATTAAAGCAACATACGATTACGAATCGTCATTCGGTTCCACAACGTTTTGGGATTGTTTCTTAACTACGAAAACAAGGCCCAAACAAACTTTAAGAATGTTTACGGGGATTGCAATACAAGCATTTCAACAGTTTTCTGgaatcaatttcatattttacTATGGtgtcaattttttcaacgACACAGGTGTACATAATAGTTATTTGGTTTCATTTATATGTTATGCTGTTAATGTGATATTCAATGTTCCTGGGATGATCcttgttgaatttttcGGTAGGAGAAAAGTATTATTGACTGGTGGTGTTTTAATGTTTATGTCAAACTTCATCATTGCCATTGTTGGTTCTTCTGTCGAATCAGTCGTCGCAGATAAAGTAATGATTGCGTTCATATGTTTATTCATTGCTGCATTTTCTGCTACATGGGGTGGTGTTGTTTGGGTTATATCAGCCGAGCTATATCCATTAGGCATTAGATCAAAATGCACTGCAATTTGTGCCGCAGCAAACTGGCTTGTTAATTTCATTTGTGCCTTAATTACTCCATATATTGTTGATACTGGTTCTCACACTTCTACGTTGGGTCcgaaaatttattttatatgGGGGAGCTTGAATGCACTTGCTACAGTTGTAGTTTACTTTACTGTTTATGAGACGAAAGGATTGACATTGGAGCAGATTGATGAGCTATATAGCAAAAGTTCGAATAGTTTGCAATCTACCAGATGGAATAAGAGAATCAAGGAAGAATCCATAAGTTTAATTGATGAGCGTAAACAAAGGATTGTTCAAGCAAAATATGAAGCTGCAAATGTTGCtacaaatgataataaaacaaGCCAAGCGAACACTATTGTTGATGAATCAGGGATAGTTAATCCCCTCAAAAATATGCCACATCCATCACTCGTTCCTACACCGTTAGGCAGTGAATTTCAAGTAGCAACTCAAGATCATCATGATACTATACCAAATATAAACGCATCACCAATAACAGAAACTGATCCGGATATTAGAGACCtagaaaataattatgTCGATTTAGGAAATGGGCTAGCATTAAATACCTATACGAGAGGGCCGCCATCTTTGTCAACAGACTCAGATGGAACAGAAACAGAAATTACCGGCGAGGGAACCACATCACAACAATGGAGTGAAGATAGGCAACATATGGATCAGTTGAATGATTACATGGCTCAGCTTATCCAAAGCGATTCAAGCGCTACTGGCAACAGCTTAGGCCAAAACACTATAGGAACTAATTTGGTAGGAAGAACCGTCCGAACTAATTCTGATTTAGACAATTTCAACATGGACAGAGGATTTCTCAGACCAGTGACTACCCAAAGTCAGTCACGATCAATGCCTGATAATTACCTTGATTTGGGGAATGGATTAGGCTTGAATACATATAATCGGGGCCCACCATCAATACTGATGGATTcttcagaagaagaacttGATTTGGGTGAGGACCACTCTACTGCTAATTATCTAGAAATCATTGGAAGACATGATAACGATATCAGCGCATATGTGGCTCCGTTGACACAAAATAATACAGATAATATTCAGACTTCACCAAACTCTACGCTAAAACCTACATTTGAGGATACTCCTCAAGAAAATGGCACAACGAATCTGGATAATAATTATGCACTCGTTCGCAAAACTCAAACATCCTCAGAGCAACAGCATAGATCCACgtaa
- the NUS1 gene encoding ditrans,polycis-polyprenyl diphosphate synthase (similar to Saccharomyces cerevisiae NUS1 (YDL193W); ancestral locus Anc_7.308), producing the protein MGIKEESCYLQRQSSDEECIPIAATRVPPPQGSVLKGGEVNSKSRIIKAVTESVLWDQRNTEIDNVSRSSSATSGEFWGKKMGKFESFFYRILLVMLYISYGLFRYGQYQYNRMRLRILNLIYNPANTPQLIRQDVMKLQKIPKRLAAIVEMKPVGDLGGGLKGLLNDSSELVCWTVSAGIKHLVLYDFDGVLKKNVNELRNEIHSQLSKYYGPSNVPRYAIKIPHSNKIYFNDPNTDKENENNASGGDQEKTQEKKKVSIEISLLSNRDGRETIVDLTKTMADLCASNDLAISDISMQLIDSELTQLVGQEPDLLLYFGPSLDLQGFPPWHIRLTEFYWETDNNEVTYSVFIRGLNQYAGCKMNVGK; encoded by the coding sequence ATGGGAATAAAGGAAGAATCTTGTTATCTTCAGAGACAAAGttctgatgaagaatgCATACCTATAGCAGCAACACGGGTCCCTCCACCACAGGGGTCGGTTTTAAAAGGTGGAGAGGTTAATTCTAAGAGTAGGATTATTAAAGCAGTTACAGAATCTGTACTTTGGGATCAAAGGAATACAGAAATCGACAATGTTAGTAGGAGTTCTTCAGCTACAAGTGGCGAATTCTGGGGTAAGAAAATGGGTAAATTTGAGTCATTCTTCTATAGGATTTTATTGGTAATGCTCTATATTTCATACGGATTATTTAGATACGGGCAATATCAATATAACCGAATGAGGCTACGAATCCTGAATCTTATTTATAATCCTGCAAATACACCACAATTGATTAGACAAGATGTTatgaaattacaaaagatTCCTAAGAGGCTTGCGGCTATAGTCGAGATGAAACCTGTGGGTGATTTAGGTGGTGGATTAAAAGGTTTACTGAATGATAGCAGCGAGCTTGTTTGCTGGACAGTCTCTGCAGGTATCAAACATTTAGTTCTTTATGATTTTGATGGtgttttgaagaaaaatgtaaaCGAGCTCAGGAATGAAATACATTCTCAGTTATCTAAGTACTATGGACCATCGAATGTTCCGAGGTATGCTATCAAGATACCTCACTCTAATAAGATATACTTTAATGACCCCAATACTGATAAGGAAAATGAGAACAACGCCTCAGGTGGCGATCAAGAGAAAACgcaagaaaagaagaaagtgtcaattgaaatttctttactTTCTAATAGGGATGGTCGCGAAACTATTGTTGATTTAACGAAAACCATGGCAGACTTATGTGCATCCAACGATTTGGCTATTTCTGATATTAGTATGCAGTTAATCGACTCTGAATTAACACAATTAGTGGGTCAAGAGccagatttattattatattttggcCCATCGTTAGATTTACAAGGGTTTCCGCCTTGGCACATACGATTAACCGAGTTTTATTGGGAgactgataataatgaagttaCCTATTCAGTTTTCATCCGCGGATTGAATCAATATGCGGGTTGTAAAATGAACGTTGGTAAGTGA
- the ARF1 gene encoding Arf family GTPase ARF1 (similar to Saccharomyces cerevisiae ARF2 (YDL137W) and ARF1 (YDL192W); ancestral locus Anc_7.307), with amino-acid sequence MGLFASKLFSNLFGNKEMRILMVGLDGAGKTTVLYKLKLGEVITTIPTIGFNVETVQYKNISFTVWDVGGQDRIRSLWRHYYRNTEGVIFVVDSNDRSRIGEAREVMQRMLNEDELRNAVWLVFANKQDLPEAMSAAEITEKLGLHSIRNRPWFIQSTCATSGEGLYEGLEWLSNNLKNQS; translated from the coding sequence ATGGGTTTATTTGCTTCCAAATTGTTCAGTAACCTTTTCGGTAACAAGGAAATGCGTATCCTTATGGTTGGTTTAGATGGGGCAGGTAAAACTACCGTCTTgtataaattaaaattaggTGAAGTTATTACTACCATCCCAACCATTGGTTTCAACGTGGAAACTGTCCAATATAAGAACATTTCGTTCACAGTTTGGGATGTTGGTGGACAAGATAGAATTAGATCCTTATGGAGACATTATTACAGAAACACTGAAGGTGTTATCTTCGTTGTTGATTCTAACGATAGATCACGTATCGGTGAAGCTAGAGAAGTCATGCAAAGAATGttgaatgaagatgaattgagAAATGCTGTTTGGTTAGTTTTCGCCAACAAACAAGATTTACCAGAAGCAATGTCTGCTGCAGAAATTACAGAAAAACTGGGTTTACACTCTATCAGAAACCGTCCATGGTTTATTCAATCTACATGTGCTACTTCAGGTGAAGGTTTATATGAAGGTCTAGAATGGTTAAGtaacaatttgaaaaaccAATCGTAA